The Sphingobium sp. BYY-5 genome includes a window with the following:
- a CDS encoding alpha/beta hydrolase codes for MPRCIVDGVALAYEIIGDGMRTAAITPGGRFSKDAPGIHELAQGIAAGGFRVLIWDRPNCGESDIRVSGPSESLQNANMLAGLLRALDMGPALLVGGSGGARETLLTAIHHPDVVERAFILWLSGGAVGIATLPSFYCADALIAATHGGMAEVAELPGWQEPLMRHPPNRDRLLALDPDAFIGTMTAWAEAFFPQSGAPIPCATTDQLARIAMPVMLLRSGASDMHHSRATSEAVAALIPGARLAEPPWGDGEWVERLVANLKGEAGLFSRWPLLAPMILDFAAGV; via the coding sequence ATGCCGCGTTGTATCGTCGATGGTGTGGCGCTGGCCTATGAGATCATAGGCGATGGTATGCGAACGGCAGCGATTACGCCGGGTGGCCGCTTCTCGAAGGATGCGCCGGGGATCCACGAACTGGCGCAGGGAATCGCAGCGGGCGGTTTCCGGGTGCTGATCTGGGACCGCCCCAATTGCGGAGAATCCGATATCCGCGTGTCCGGCCCTTCGGAATCGCTCCAGAATGCGAATATGCTCGCGGGCCTGTTGCGTGCGTTGGACATGGGACCGGCGCTGCTGGTCGGTGGATCGGGCGGCGCCCGCGAAACCTTGCTCACCGCCATCCATCATCCTGATGTCGTGGAACGTGCGTTCATCCTCTGGCTGAGCGGTGGCGCAGTGGGGATCGCGACGTTGCCGTCCTTCTACTGTGCCGACGCCCTGATCGCGGCCACCCATGGTGGCATGGCCGAAGTGGCCGAACTCCCCGGCTGGCAGGAGCCGCTCATGCGTCATCCGCCCAATCGCGACCGCCTGTTGGCGCTTGATCCCGATGCTTTTATCGGGACCATGACGGCCTGGGCCGAAGCCTTCTTTCCGCAGTCCGGTGCGCCCATCCCCTGCGCCACCACCGATCAGCTCGCCCGGATCGCGATGCCGGTCATGCTATTGCGCAGCGGTGCTTCCGACATGCATCATAGCCGCGCAACCAGCGAGGCGGTGGCGGCGCTGATCCCCGGCGCGCGGCTGGCGGAGCCGCCATGGGGCGACGGAGAATGGGTGGAACGGCTGGTGGCGA
- a CDS encoding nuclear transport factor 2 family protein, with protein MGAPGFPDWVSIANLKARYCRLLDLKEWSAFADLFTEDVLLDTSASGGPRLAGREAVVAMVRQSIEAARTVHQVHMPEITVEQDQASAIWPMQDRLVWPDGRTLTGFGHYHERYRRQAGGWKIAESRLTRLMLEMQRPTGEG; from the coding sequence ATGGGCGCGCCCGGCTTTCCCGATTGGGTCTCCATCGCCAATCTCAAGGCGCGCTATTGTCGCCTGCTCGACCTCAAGGAATGGTCCGCTTTCGCCGATCTCTTCACCGAGGATGTCCTGCTCGACACCAGTGCTTCGGGCGGACCGCGTCTTGCGGGGCGGGAAGCGGTCGTCGCGATGGTGCGGCAATCGATCGAGGCGGCGCGGACCGTCCATCAGGTGCATATGCCGGAAATCACGGTGGAGCAGGATCAGGCGTCCGCGATCTGGCCGATGCAGGACCGGCTCGTCTGGCCGGATGGTCGTACACTCACCGGCTTTGGTCATTATCATGAGCGCTATCGACGGCAGGCGGGCGGCTGGAAGATCGCGGAATCGCGCCTGACACGCTTGATGCTGGAGATGCAGCGGCCGACGGGAGAGGGGTGA
- a CDS encoding SDR family oxidoreductase — MGDRFAGRTVLVTGSAGGLGRAHALAFAREGAHLILADINEAGLAESRSLIEQVGASVEIHRVDMGEEADIQACADAVLAAHDRLDVLINNAGLHAGEIARGFFGLGQAKWQHYFAVNTIGPMLLAEALRPALARAKGVIINKSSMASYNPATAYGITKAALNLFTHAMAQQFGADEIRCVAIAPGLMATEAAQQGVDAANWEKLKAMQSVKRQGTAEDIAQLALFLASDEGSFINNQVILCDGNNQMRGFRF, encoded by the coding sequence ATGGGTGATCGGTTCGCGGGAAGGACGGTGCTCGTCACCGGATCGGCCGGGGGGCTGGGGCGTGCCCATGCCCTGGCCTTCGCGCGGGAAGGTGCCCACCTGATTCTCGCCGACATCAATGAAGCCGGTCTGGCAGAAAGCCGGAGCCTGATCGAGCAAGTGGGCGCCAGCGTCGAAATCCATCGCGTCGATATGGGTGAGGAAGCCGACATCCAGGCCTGTGCCGACGCAGTGCTGGCCGCGCACGATCGGCTGGATGTGCTCATCAACAATGCCGGTCTCCATGCCGGAGAGATTGCGCGCGGTTTCTTCGGGCTGGGCCAGGCGAAATGGCAGCATTATTTTGCCGTCAACACCATCGGGCCGATGCTGCTGGCCGAAGCGCTCCGGCCCGCCCTGGCGCGGGCCAAGGGGGTCATCATCAACAAATCGTCGATGGCGAGCTATAACCCGGCAACCGCCTACGGCATCACCAAGGCGGCGCTCAACCTCTTCACCCATGCGATGGCGCAGCAATTCGGCGCCGATGAGATACGCTGCGTCGCCATCGCACCGGGGCTGATGGCGACGGAGGCCGCGCAGCAGGGGGTCGACGCCGCCAACTGGGAGAAGCTGAAGGCGATGCAGTCGGTCAAGCGTCAGGGAACGGCGGAGGATATCGCCCAGCTTGCCCTTTTCCTCGCTTCGGATGAAGGCAGCTTCATCAACAATCAGGTCATATTGTGCGATGGCAACAATCAGATGCGGGGCTTCCGTTTCTGA
- a CDS encoding nuclear transport factor 2 family protein codes for MSALAEQALAIANLKARYCAAADRVAQDSAEARNLFADIFTADFIGDYGMGLLEGGQAITDFLCTAIAGNSLWVLHMLHSPQIEIDGDQAAGDWTVLVKLKRRENGVIDTVLGRYSDQFRLTPQGWRIARVRFDRLE; via the coding sequence ATGAGCGCGCTTGCCGAGCAGGCCCTGGCCATCGCCAATCTCAAGGCGCGCTATTGCGCCGCAGCCGATCGCGTCGCGCAGGATTCAGCGGAGGCGCGCAATCTGTTCGCCGATATCTTCACGGCGGATTTCATCGGCGATTATGGCATGGGCCTGCTCGAAGGCGGTCAGGCTATCACCGACTTTCTCTGCACGGCCATCGCCGGCAACAGCCTGTGGGTGCTGCACATGCTGCATTCGCCGCAGATCGAGATCGACGGCGATCAGGCTGCTGGCGACTGGACCGTCCTGGTCAAACTCAAACGGCGCGAAAACGGGGTCATCGACACCGTCTTGGGCCGCTATTCGGACCAGTTCCGCCTGACACCGCAAGGATGGCGGATCGCGCGCGTGCGCTTTGACCGTTTGGAATGA
- a CDS encoding AMP-binding protein, translating to MTDRPLSIVAGSPLDEEPGLGALTLGGWLRAVTARSGPAEALVLHEGAAVTRWTYDDLWARANAVARALVACGVGKGTRVGVLMTNRPEFLAAVFGTALAGGVAATLSTFSTAAELDHLIQSSGAHVLLIERKVLKKDFADMIAELEPAIASGKSGELASVRFPFLRYIASLGGGAGMIEAWDDFLMRGATIDQALVDAAAATVMPADPGVLFFSSGSTAKPKGILSMHRGVTLQLWRWKRFLAAKEDARAWSANGFFWSGNFAMAIGGALSSGGSLILQATFQPEEALSLMEKERATMAFAWPHQWAQLEGAANWQDVDLSSLYYVGPNTPLGRHPTVRTDWQEPMAAYGNTETFTISTIFESGTPDAEIAGSHGRPLPGNIFKILDPLTGAVVPLGERGEIAVKGPTLMLGYVGVPLDESVDAEGFFRTGDGGYLDAAGRLYWEGRLNDIIKTGGANVSPVEIDAVIKGCPGVKMTQTVGVPHDTLGELVVTCIVGHDGATLTEEDVRGFARAQLASYKVPRRVLFFSEGDLSLTGSAKIRTADLKALVAKRLEMEGA from the coding sequence ATGACCGATCGGCCGCTTTCCATCGTTGCGGGTTCGCCACTGGACGAGGAACCGGGCCTGGGCGCATTGACCCTGGGCGGCTGGCTGCGCGCGGTGACGGCGCGATCGGGACCGGCCGAGGCGCTGGTCCTGCACGAGGGCGCAGCGGTGACGCGCTGGACCTATGATGATCTGTGGGCGCGGGCCAATGCAGTGGCCCGCGCACTGGTCGCCTGCGGCGTGGGCAAGGGAACGCGCGTCGGCGTGCTGATGACCAACCGGCCCGAATTTCTCGCGGCGGTGTTTGGCACAGCCCTGGCGGGCGGGGTGGCGGCAACACTCAGCACCTTTTCGACAGCGGCCGAATTGGATCATTTGATTCAGTCTTCGGGTGCGCATGTCCTGCTGATCGAGCGGAAGGTCCTGAAGAAGGATTTTGCCGACATGATCGCCGAGCTGGAGCCAGCGATCGCCAGCGGCAAATCGGGAGAGTTGGCGTCGGTTCGCTTCCCTTTCCTACGGTACATCGCCTCGCTCGGCGGCGGCGCGGGGATGATCGAGGCGTGGGACGATTTCCTGATGCGCGGCGCAACGATCGATCAGGCGTTGGTCGATGCGGCGGCCGCGACAGTGATGCCCGCTGATCCGGGTGTGCTCTTCTTCTCCTCGGGTTCGACCGCCAAGCCCAAGGGGATTTTGTCCATGCACCGGGGGGTCACGCTCCAGCTCTGGCGCTGGAAGCGGTTCCTTGCCGCGAAAGAGGATGCCCGCGCCTGGTCGGCCAACGGTTTTTTCTGGTCGGGCAATTTCGCCATGGCCATCGGCGGTGCCCTATCTTCGGGCGGGAGCCTGATCCTGCAGGCGACTTTCCAGCCGGAAGAGGCGCTCAGCCTGATGGAAAAGGAGCGGGCGACCATGGCCTTCGCCTGGCCGCATCAATGGGCGCAACTGGAGGGCGCCGCCAATTGGCAGGATGTCGATCTTTCCTCGCTATATTATGTTGGACCGAACACGCCGCTCGGCCGCCATCCCACCGTCCGTACCGACTGGCAGGAACCGATGGCGGCCTATGGCAATACCGAAACCTTTACGATCAGCACCATTTTCGAATCCGGCACGCCGGATGCGGAAATCGCGGGCAGCCATGGCAGACCCTTGCCGGGCAATATCTTCAAAATCCTCGATCCGCTGACCGGCGCGGTCGTGCCGCTGGGCGAACGCGGGGAAATCGCGGTCAAGGGGCCGACACTGATGCTCGGCTATGTCGGCGTGCCGTTGGATGAGAGCGTGGATGCGGAAGGTTTTTTCCGGACGGGCGACGGCGGCTATCTCGACGCCGCAGGCCGTCTCTATTGGGAAGGTCGCCTCAACGACATCATCAAGACCGGCGGCGCCAATGTCTCGCCTGTGGAGATCGATGCCGTCATCAAGGGCTGTCCCGGCGTCAAGATGACCCAGACCGTCGGCGTGCCCCACGACACGCTTGGTGAACTGGTCGTCACCTGCATCGTCGGGCATGATGGCGCGACGTTGACGGAGGAGGATGTGCGTGGCTTCGCCCGGGCGCAGCTCGCCAGCTACAAGGTGCCGCGCCGCGTGCTCTTCTTCAGCGAGGGCGATCTGTCGCTGACCGGCAGCGCAAAGATCAGGACGGCGGATCTCAAGGCGCTGGTGGCGAAGCGGCTCGAAATGGAAGGCGCATGA